In Pseudomonas sp. FP1742, the DNA window TCGCTGGCGTTGCCAGTGCACGCGGCGATGTGCAGGTAACCGTTGGTTTTGGCGACGTCGATGCCCTGGTGAATCGAGGCGATGTAGGCGGCGCAGGAGAATGGCCGGACGATGCCGCTGGTGCCGAGGATCGACAAGCCGCCGAGAATGCCCAGCCGCGGGTTCATGGTTTTCAGCGCCAGGGCTTCGCCGTCCTCGACGTTCACCGTGACCTCGAAGCCGCCCTGGTAATTCAGTTCCTCGGCCAGCAACGTCAGGTGATCAGTGATCATCTTGCGCGGCACCGGGTTGATCGCCGGTTCGCCGACGTTCAGCACCAGCCCGGGCCGGGTGACGGTGCCGACGCCACGGCCGGCGCTGAAGCGGATACCCGGTTCGCTGTGCAGGCGCACCTGGGAAAACAGCAGGGCGCCGTGGGTCACGTCGGGGTCGTCGCCGGCGTCCTTGATCGTTCCGGCTTCGGCGCCGTCGTCCGTCAGCCGACAGAATTCCAGGCGCATTTGCACCCGTTTGCCTTTGGGCAGAATGATCTCGACGGCGTCCGCTGCCACGCCGCCGAGCAGCAGGCGGGCGGCCGCGAGGCTGGTGGCGGTGGCGCAGCTGCCGGTGGTCAAGCCGCTGCGCAGCGGGGCGGGTTGTTCGGCGGTTTCGTCACGCATCGAGGGGTTTCGTCACGTCCAACAAGGTAATGGGCAGCGCATGACGCCAGGTATCGAACTCGCCCAACGGTTGCGCCTGGGCGACGTGAATGCGGGTCAGCTCACCGCCATGCCGTTCACGCCAGGCCATCAGGGTCACTTCGCTTTGCAGGGTGACGGCGTTGGCGATCAACCGGCCGCCGGGTTTGAGTTGCGCCCAGCAGGTATCGAGCACGCCCTCACGAGTGACGCCACCGCCGATGAAAATCGCGTCCGGGCGTTCGAGCCCGTTCAGGGCTCGCGGCGCACTGCCGCGAATCAGTTGCAGGCCGGGAACGCCCAGGGCATCGCGGTTGTGTTCGATCAACGACTGCCGTCCCTCATCCGCTTCGATGGCCAGCGCCCGGCAACTCGGGTGAGCGCGCATCCATTCGATGCCGATCGAACCGCTGCCGGCGCCGACGTCCCACAGCAGTTCGCCGGGGATCGGGGCGAGGCGGGCGAGGGTGATGGCGCGCACGTCGCGTTTAGTCAGTTGGCCGTCGTGCTGGAAGGCCGAGTCCGGCAGGCCGGCCAGACGCGACAGGCGCGGTGTGTTTGTTTCAGCGATGCATTCGATGGCGATCAGGTTCAGATCGGCGATCGCCGGGTCGCTCCAGTCGTTGGCAGCGCCCTCGATGCGCCGTTCGGCTTCGCCGCCCAGATGTTCCAGCACGGTCAGGCGACTCGGCCCGAAACCGCGCTCACGCAGCAGCGCCGCAATGGCCGCTGGACTCTGGCCGTCGTTGCTCAGCACCAGCAAACGCACACCACTGAACAAATGAGCATTGAGCGCGGCGACGGGACGGGCGACCACCGACAGGGTCACCACATCCTGCAACGGCCAGCCCAGGCGAGCGGCCGCCAGTGACACGGAAGATGGGGCGGGCAGTATCAGCATTTCTGCGCCGGGCAGTTGCCGCGCCAGGCTGGCACCGACGCCGAAGAACATCGGGTCGCCGCTGGCCAGCACGCAAACCGGCTCGCCCCGCAGCGCCAATAGGGGTTCAAGGGAAAATGGACTGGGCCAGAGCTGGCGCTCGCCGCGAATGCACACAGGCAACAAATCCAGTTGCCGTTGGCCGCCGAATATCCGCGAAGCGCCCAGCAGGGCGCGACGGGCGTTCTTGCCCAGCCCCTTGAAGCCGTCTTCACCGATACCTACTACTGTCAGCCAGGGCGACATCTGCAGTCCTCAAAAAATGCCTCAAACGGGATGTTCCGACGGGCAGGCTTTTCATGCCGTCGGACAAAGCAGGCATAATACCGCGCCTTCGCCCGCGAAGCGCTTTTCCCACACAGCCGGTCGCCCCTTTGAACGAACGCCCGATGTCTTCCGCCTTACGCCCCTCGGCTTGCCCGGGGTTGCTGCGTATTGTCCCGGCGCTGGATGGCGGTATCTGCCGGATCAAATTGAACGGCGGCTCGATCAGCGCGGCCCAGGCTGAAGCGGTGGCCAGCGCGGCCGAACGCTTTGCCGGGGGCGTGATCGAGGCGACCAACCGGGCCAACCTGCA includes these proteins:
- the cbiE gene encoding precorrin-6y C5,15-methyltransferase (decarboxylating) subunit CbiE; its protein translation is MSPWLTVVGIGEDGFKGLGKNARRALLGASRIFGGQRQLDLLPVCIRGERQLWPSPFSLEPLLALRGEPVCVLASGDPMFFGVGASLARQLPGAEMLILPAPSSVSLAAARLGWPLQDVVTLSVVARPVAALNAHLFSGVRLLVLSNDGQSPAAIAALLRERGFGPSRLTVLEHLGGEAERRIEGAANDWSDPAIADLNLIAIECIAETNTPRLSRLAGLPDSAFQHDGQLTKRDVRAITLARLAPIPGELLWDVGAGSGSIGIEWMRAHPSCRALAIEADEGRQSLIEHNRDALGVPGLQLIRGSAPRALNGLERPDAIFIGGGVTREGVLDTCWAQLKPGGRLIANAVTLQSEVTLMAWRERHGGELTRIHVAQAQPLGEFDTWRHALPITLLDVTKPLDA
- a CDS encoding cobalt-precorrin-5B (C(1))-methyltransferase translates to MRDETAEQPAPLRSGLTTGSCATATSLAAARLLLGGVAADAVEIILPKGKRVQMRLEFCRLTDDGAEAGTIKDAGDDPDVTHGALLFSQVRLHSEPGIRFSAGRGVGTVTRPGLVLNVGEPAINPVPRKMITDHLTLLAEELNYQGGFEVTVNVEDGEALALKTMNPRLGILGGLSILGTSGIVRPFSCAAYIASIHQGIDVAKTNGYLHIAACTGNASEDTMRRVYDLPEIALIEMGDFVGAVLKHLRKVPVEKLSLCGGFGKISKLAAGHMDLHSRHSSIDLPQLAEWAAAVGADAALQQAIRDANTSQQALAMASAAGIALGDAVCQHALDFARSVVPAQVQVEVFAIDRQGGIVGHAGVFQ